In one window of Xiphophorus hellerii strain 12219 chromosome 23, Xiphophorus_hellerii-4.1, whole genome shotgun sequence DNA:
- the arl13a gene encoding ADP-ribosylation factor-like protein 13A isoform X2: MDIDLLLYQFQRRWWPLCSPCSPQVNMFNLMSNCCSWVAKIQEPIRKVTILVVGLDKAGKTSSIRGMLRVPTGVDAGPTHGCIKNELRVENYLVTLLDAGGSVESRGAWRELYGEAHGVIFVVDSSDRQRMKEARDVLADLLKQPRVAGKPILVLANKQDKMNALLGSELIEILSLEKLVNQSRSLCHIEPCSALMDLRRWSDRKTLRGLRWLLRAVCLDYPDLCARVAQDSKRPLEPREREKKGRAEKGQRISKLERMRSSKSDLRQVHRSRDKEKRNSGEGKLQPIRNMLQKENTLKKRLRSKKMKKKPVKVKEGVKDAEKAPEEEEEGEENEGGQESSGSRDKASSALIPPKKGKLKRKTKVKEEMLDAPESLESNETPTKAKGERKRKKKVVKVKRKNKINTEGMPVAYSQPVDLSATFDEPVSR, translated from the exons GTACCAGTTCCAGAGAAGATGGTGGCCGCTGTGCTCACCTTGTTCTCCTCAAGTCAACATGTTCAACCTGATGAGCAATTGCTGCAGCTGGGTTGCCAAAATCCAGGAGCCAATCAG GAAAGTGACCATTCTCGTGGTTGGTCTTGACAAAGCAGGAAAAACCTCATCGATCAGAGGGATGTTAAGAG TCCCTACTGGTGTCGACGCAGGGCCGACCCACGGCTGCATTAAAAACGAGCTGAGAGTGGAGAACTACCTCGTCACGCTGCTGGACGCCGGAGGATCAGTGGAGTCCCGTGGAGCGTGGAGGGAGCTCTACGGAGAAGCCCATGGCGTCATCTTTGTGGTGGACTCCAGCGACAGGCAGAGGATGAAGGAGGCCAGGGACGTTCTCGCAGACCTGCTGAAGCAACCGAGGGTTGCAGGAAAACCCATATTAGT GTTGGCAAACAAACAGGATAAGATGAATGCGCTGCTGGGAAGTGAACTGATTGAGATTCTTTCCTTAGAGAAGCTGGTCAACCAGAGCCGCTCTCTGTGCCATATT GAGCCTTGTTCAGCCTTAATGGACCTGCGGCGCTGGTCGGACAGAAAGACTCTGCGAGGCCTCCGCTGGTTGCTGCGAGCTGTTTGCCTGGATTACCCGGATCTGTGTGCCCGGGTGGCGCAGGACAGCAAGCGGCCTCTGGAGCCCcgggagagagaaaagaaaggcagAGCCGAGAAAGGGCAAAGAATATCCAAACTTGAACG AATGAGATCCAGCAAGTCGGATCTGCGTCAGGTTCATCGGTCCAGagacaaagagaaaaggaaCAGTGGTGAAGGAAAGCTGCAGCCCATTAGGAACATGCTGCAGAAG gaaAACACACTGAAGAAGAGGCTGAGGTcaaagaagatgaagaaaaaaccAGTGAAGGTTAAAGAAGGTGTAAAAGATGCTGAAAAAGCacctgaagaggaagaggagggtgaaGAAAATGAAGGAGGGCAAGAAAGTTCTGGAAGCAGAGACAAAGCCAGCAGTGCCCTGATCCCTCCGAAGAAAGGCAAACTGAAACGCAAGACAAAGGTGAAAGAAGAGATGCTGGATGCTCCAGAATCCCTGGAAAGCAACGAGACACCAACTAAAG ctaaaggagagaggaagaggaagaagaaggttgtgaaggtaaaaagaaaaaacaagatcaACACAGAGGGAATGCCGGTGGCGTACTCTCAACCCGTGGACCTTTCCGCAACCTTTG aTGAACCTGTCTCCCGGTAG
- the tmem35 gene encoding putative acetylcholine receptor chaperone codes for MASPRTITIVALSFALGLFFVFMGTIKLTPRLSKDAYSEMKRAYKSYAKALPGLKKIGISSVLLRKIIGSLEVGCGVVLTLVPGRPKDVANFLLLLVMLAVLFFHQLVGDPLKRYAHALVFGILLTCRLLIARQSDDRPEREDTREELQINDQERNKVKQS; via the exons ATGGCCTCGCCAAGGACAATAACCATAGTGGCCCTTTCTTTTGCTCTGGGTTTATTTTTCGTGTTTATGGGAACTATTAAGCTCACCCCGAGACTAAGCAAAGATGCCTACAGTGAGATG aaaagggCGTACAAAAGCTATGCCAAGGCGCTGCCAGGTCTGAAAAAAATCGGCATCAGCTCCGTTCTGCTTCGCAAGATCATTGGGTCCCTAGAAGTGGGCTGTGGAGTGGTGCTGACCCTGGTCCCAGGCCGGCCAAAGGATGTGGCCAACTTCTTGCTGCTGCTCGTCATGCTGGCTGTGCTGTTCTTCCACCAGCTAGTAGGGGACCCCCTGAAGCGATACGCCCACGCTCTAGTCTTTGGTATTCTGCTTACCTGCCGGCTGCTCATCGCCCGGCAGAGCGATGATCGGCCAGAGCGGGAGGACACCCGGGAGGAGCTGCAAATCAACGACCAAGAAAGGAACAAGGTCAAGCAGTCTTAA
- the arl13a gene encoding ADP-ribosylation factor-like protein 13A isoform X1: protein MDIDLLLYQFQRRWWPLCSPCSPQVNMFNLMSNCCSWVAKIQEPIRKVTILVVGLDKAGKTSSIRGMLRVPTGVDAGPTHGCIKNELRVENYLVTLLDAGGSVESRGAWRELYGEAHGVIFVVDSSDRQRMKEARDVLADLLKQPRVAGKPILVLANKQDKMNALLGSELIEILSLEKLVNQSRSLCHIEPCSALMDLRRWSDRKTLRGLRWLLRAVCLDYPDLCARVAQDSKRPLEPREREKKGRAEKGQRISKLERMRSSKSDLRQVHRSRDKEKRNSGEGKLQPIRNMLQKENTLKKRLRSKKMKKKPVKVKEGVKDAEKAPEEEEEGEENEGGQESSGSRDKASSALIPPKKGKLKRKTKVKEEMLDAPESLESNETPTKAKGERKRKKKVVKVKRKNKINTEGMPVAYSQPVDLSATFDLYRKAIQALKERQDQAQGQ from the exons GTACCAGTTCCAGAGAAGATGGTGGCCGCTGTGCTCACCTTGTTCTCCTCAAGTCAACATGTTCAACCTGATGAGCAATTGCTGCAGCTGGGTTGCCAAAATCCAGGAGCCAATCAG GAAAGTGACCATTCTCGTGGTTGGTCTTGACAAAGCAGGAAAAACCTCATCGATCAGAGGGATGTTAAGAG TCCCTACTGGTGTCGACGCAGGGCCGACCCACGGCTGCATTAAAAACGAGCTGAGAGTGGAGAACTACCTCGTCACGCTGCTGGACGCCGGAGGATCAGTGGAGTCCCGTGGAGCGTGGAGGGAGCTCTACGGAGAAGCCCATGGCGTCATCTTTGTGGTGGACTCCAGCGACAGGCAGAGGATGAAGGAGGCCAGGGACGTTCTCGCAGACCTGCTGAAGCAACCGAGGGTTGCAGGAAAACCCATATTAGT GTTGGCAAACAAACAGGATAAGATGAATGCGCTGCTGGGAAGTGAACTGATTGAGATTCTTTCCTTAGAGAAGCTGGTCAACCAGAGCCGCTCTCTGTGCCATATT GAGCCTTGTTCAGCCTTAATGGACCTGCGGCGCTGGTCGGACAGAAAGACTCTGCGAGGCCTCCGCTGGTTGCTGCGAGCTGTTTGCCTGGATTACCCGGATCTGTGTGCCCGGGTGGCGCAGGACAGCAAGCGGCCTCTGGAGCCCcgggagagagaaaagaaaggcagAGCCGAGAAAGGGCAAAGAATATCCAAACTTGAACG AATGAGATCCAGCAAGTCGGATCTGCGTCAGGTTCATCGGTCCAGagacaaagagaaaaggaaCAGTGGTGAAGGAAAGCTGCAGCCCATTAGGAACATGCTGCAGAAG gaaAACACACTGAAGAAGAGGCTGAGGTcaaagaagatgaagaaaaaaccAGTGAAGGTTAAAGAAGGTGTAAAAGATGCTGAAAAAGCacctgaagaggaagaggagggtgaaGAAAATGAAGGAGGGCAAGAAAGTTCTGGAAGCAGAGACAAAGCCAGCAGTGCCCTGATCCCTCCGAAGAAAGGCAAACTGAAACGCAAGACAAAGGTGAAAGAAGAGATGCTGGATGCTCCAGAATCCCTGGAAAGCAACGAGACACCAACTAAAG ctaaaggagagaggaagaggaagaagaaggttgtgaaggtaaaaagaaaaaacaagatcaACACAGAGGGAATGCCGGTGGCGTACTCTCAACCCGTGGACCTTTCCGCAACCTTTG ATCTGTACCGAAAAGCAATCCAGGCTCTGAAGGAACGTCAGGATCAGGCTCAGGGACAGTGA